From the Brachyhypopomus gauderio isolate BG-103 chromosome 5, BGAUD_0.2, whole genome shotgun sequence genome, one window contains:
- the slc44a1b gene encoding choline transporter-like protein 1 isoform X4, with protein MGCCGSAERAKREWKPLEDRSCTDLPWFLLFTLFCVGMGAICGYTIVTGGAARLVFGYDSYGNTCGQRNDAIEGVRLSGLDHTDRKYVFFLDPCNIDIIQRKIKSMALCVSQCPAEELTTYGDLRRFAMVNGSELCSYELAGHKYPNLPERFDKCPKLPVPQSKPLPVFNRCTPVDIFCYSKFAEAVVTFVSDNTLLHRLISGVVASKEIILGLCVLALVLSMVLMVIIRYISAVLVWILTVVVVLGSLGGTGVLWWLYIDHRLTRNETLAKDLKEPKETDEEAEASKDHMQTLLVYAITATVFTVILLLLMLFMRKRVALTIALFHVAGKVFIHLPLLVLQPFCTFLALFLFWVYWILVLLFLGTTGNPEKNETTGLTEFRLSGPLQYLTWYHAVGLIWVSEFILACQQMTVAGAVVTYYFTRDKNKLPITPILSSVVRLMRYHLGTVAKGSFIITLVKIPRLILMYIYNQLKGKENACARCMLKACICCLWCLEKCLNYLNQNAYAATAINSTSFCTSARDAFIILVENALRVAAINTVGDFVLFLGKILIVSCTAFAGVLALNYQRDYTEWVLPLLIVCLFAFLVAHCFLSIFEIVVDVLFLCFAIDTKYNDGTPSKEFYMDKALMEFVENSRKSVVPAERGRSKRSRAREEAELTEIKAMERICTLL; from the exons ATGGGATGCTGCGGTAGCGCGGAG AGGGCAAAAAGAGAATGGAAACCCCTGGAGGATCGAAGCTGCACAGATCTGCCCTGGTTCCTCTTGTTCACATTGTTCTGTGTGGGAATG GGTGCCATCTGTGGATACACCATAGTGACCGGTGGGGCCGCACGCCTGGTGTTTGGATATGACAGCTATGGGAACACGTGTGGCCAGCGCAACGACGCCATCGAAGGGGTCAGGCTGAGCGGCCTGGACCACACAGACAGAAA ATACGTCTTCTTCCTGGATCCCTGTAACATAGACATCATTCAACGGAAGATCAAGTCGATGGCCCTGTGTGTCTCGCAGTGTCCAGCTGAGGAATTGACAACATACGGGGACCTGAGAAGGTTTGCCATGGTCAACG GCTCAGAACTCTGTTCCTACGAGCTGGCAGGCCACAAGTACCCAAACCTCCCTGAGCGCTTTGACAAGTGTCCCAAACTTCCTGTTCCACAGAG TAAGCCTCTGCCTGTCTTTAACCGCTGCACGCCCGTGGACATCTTCTGCTATTCAAAGTTCGCTGAGGCGGTGGTGACGTTCGTCAGCGATAACACTCTGCTCCACCGGCTGATCTCTGGGGTGGTGGCCAGTAAAGAGATCATTTTGGGGCTGTGTGTACTGGCGTTAG TGCTCTCCATGGTCCTGATGGTGATCATTCGCTACATCTCTGCTGTCCTGGTGTGGATTCTCACCGTGGTAGTGGTGCTGGGCTCTCTAG gagGCACCGGTGTTCTGTGGTGGTTATATATAGACCACAGGCTGACGAGGAACGAGACTTTGGCTAAAGATTTAAAGGAACCGAAAGAGACCGACGAGGAAGCAGAGGCTTCCAAGGACCACATGCAAACCCTGCTGGTGTATGCCATCACAGCCACTGTCTTCACG GTGATCCTGCTCCTGCTCATGCTCTTCATGCGGAAGCGGGTGGCTCTGACCATCGCACTCTTCCATGTGGCCGGCAAGGTGTTCATCCACCTGCCCCTGCTGGTGCTGCAGCCCTTCTGCACCTTCCTcgccctcttcctcttctgggTCTACTGGATCCTGGTGCTTCTCTTTCTGGGAACCACTG GAAATCCGGAAAAGAACGAGACGACGGGTCTGACAGAATTCCGACTGAGTGGTCCACTGCAGTACCTCACCTGGTACCACGCCGTGGGTCTCATCTGGGTCAGCGAGTTCATACTGGCGTGTCAGCAGATGACCGTGGCAGGAGCTGTGGTGACCTACTATTTCACCAG GGATAAGAACAAGCTCCCCATAACACCCATCCTGTCCTCCGTGGTGCGTTTGATGCGGTACCACCTGGGCACTGTGGCGAAGGGCTCCTTCATCATCACCTTGGTGAAGATTCCACGCCTCATCCTCATGTACATCTACAACCAGCTCAAAGGAAAG GAGAATGCGTGTGCACGCTGCATGCTGAAGGCGTGTATTTGCTGCCTGTGGTGTTTGGAGAAGTGCCTCAATTATCTGAATCAG AACGCGTACGCAGCGACAGCCATCAACAGCACTAGCTTTTGCACATCGGCGCGCGACGCCTTCATCATCCTCGTGGAGAATGCACTGAGGGTGGCGGCCATCAACACCGTTGGAGACTTTGTGCTTTTCCTGGGCAAG ATCCTGATCGTGTCCTGCACAGCGTTTGCGGGTGTGCTGGCACTGAACTACCAGCGTGACTACACAGAGTGGGTGCTACCGCTCCTCATCGTGTGTCTGTTTGCCTTCCTGGTGGCCCACTGCTTCCTGTCCATCTTCGAGATCGTGGTGGACGTGCTCTTCCTCTGCTTCGCCATCGACACCAAATACAACGACGGCACACCCAGCAAGGAGTTCTACATGGACAAGGCTCTCATG GAGTTTGTGGAGAACAGCAGAAAGTCGGTGGTGCCAGCAGAGCGTGGGCGGAGCAAGCGCTCTCGCGCTCGTGAAGAGGCGGAGCTTACAGAGATAAAGGCCATG GAAAGGATTTGTACATTGCTGTGA
- the slc44a1b gene encoding choline transporter-like protein 1 isoform X3, producing MVTGKSVWTRAKREWKPLEDRSCTDLPWFLLFTLFCVGMGAICGYTIVTGGAARLVFGYDSYGNTCGQRNDAIEGVRLSGLDHTDRKYVFFLDPCNIDIIQRKIKSMALCVSQCPAEELTTYGDLRRFAMVNGSELCSYELAGHKYPNLPERFDKCPKLPVPQSKPLPVFNRCTPVDIFCYSKFAEAVVTFVSDNTLLHRLISGVVASKEIILGLCVLALVLSMVLMVIIRYISAVLVWILTVVVVLGSLGGTGVLWWLYIDHRLTRNETLAKDLKEPKETDEEAEASKDHMQTLLVYAITATVFTVILLLLMLFMRKRVALTIALFHVAGKVFIHLPLLVLQPFCTFLALFLFWVYWILVLLFLGTTGNPEKNETTGLTEFRLSGPLQYLTWYHAVGLIWVSEFILACQQMTVAGAVVTYYFTRDKNKLPITPILSSVVRLMRYHLGTVAKGSFIITLVKIPRLILMYIYNQLKGKENACARCMLKACICCLWCLEKCLNYLNQNAYAATAINSTSFCTSARDAFIILVENALRVAAINTVGDFVLFLGKILIVSCTAFAGVLALNYQRDYTEWVLPLLIVCLFAFLVAHCFLSIFEIVVDVLFLCFAIDTKYNDGTPSKEFYMDKALMEFVENSRKSVVPAERGRSKRSRAREEAELTEIKAMERICTLL from the exons ATGGTCACGGGGAAATCCGTTTGGACG AGGGCAAAAAGAGAATGGAAACCCCTGGAGGATCGAAGCTGCACAGATCTGCCCTGGTTCCTCTTGTTCACATTGTTCTGTGTGGGAATG GGTGCCATCTGTGGATACACCATAGTGACCGGTGGGGCCGCACGCCTGGTGTTTGGATATGACAGCTATGGGAACACGTGTGGCCAGCGCAACGACGCCATCGAAGGGGTCAGGCTGAGCGGCCTGGACCACACAGACAGAAA ATACGTCTTCTTCCTGGATCCCTGTAACATAGACATCATTCAACGGAAGATCAAGTCGATGGCCCTGTGTGTCTCGCAGTGTCCAGCTGAGGAATTGACAACATACGGGGACCTGAGAAGGTTTGCCATGGTCAACG GCTCAGAACTCTGTTCCTACGAGCTGGCAGGCCACAAGTACCCAAACCTCCCTGAGCGCTTTGACAAGTGTCCCAAACTTCCTGTTCCACAGAG TAAGCCTCTGCCTGTCTTTAACCGCTGCACGCCCGTGGACATCTTCTGCTATTCAAAGTTCGCTGAGGCGGTGGTGACGTTCGTCAGCGATAACACTCTGCTCCACCGGCTGATCTCTGGGGTGGTGGCCAGTAAAGAGATCATTTTGGGGCTGTGTGTACTGGCGTTAG TGCTCTCCATGGTCCTGATGGTGATCATTCGCTACATCTCTGCTGTCCTGGTGTGGATTCTCACCGTGGTAGTGGTGCTGGGCTCTCTAG gagGCACCGGTGTTCTGTGGTGGTTATATATAGACCACAGGCTGACGAGGAACGAGACTTTGGCTAAAGATTTAAAGGAACCGAAAGAGACCGACGAGGAAGCAGAGGCTTCCAAGGACCACATGCAAACCCTGCTGGTGTATGCCATCACAGCCACTGTCTTCACG GTGATCCTGCTCCTGCTCATGCTCTTCATGCGGAAGCGGGTGGCTCTGACCATCGCACTCTTCCATGTGGCCGGCAAGGTGTTCATCCACCTGCCCCTGCTGGTGCTGCAGCCCTTCTGCACCTTCCTcgccctcttcctcttctgggTCTACTGGATCCTGGTGCTTCTCTTTCTGGGAACCACTG GAAATCCGGAAAAGAACGAGACGACGGGTCTGACAGAATTCCGACTGAGTGGTCCACTGCAGTACCTCACCTGGTACCACGCCGTGGGTCTCATCTGGGTCAGCGAGTTCATACTGGCGTGTCAGCAGATGACCGTGGCAGGAGCTGTGGTGACCTACTATTTCACCAG GGATAAGAACAAGCTCCCCATAACACCCATCCTGTCCTCCGTGGTGCGTTTGATGCGGTACCACCTGGGCACTGTGGCGAAGGGCTCCTTCATCATCACCTTGGTGAAGATTCCACGCCTCATCCTCATGTACATCTACAACCAGCTCAAAGGAAAG GAGAATGCGTGTGCACGCTGCATGCTGAAGGCGTGTATTTGCTGCCTGTGGTGTTTGGAGAAGTGCCTCAATTATCTGAATCAG AACGCGTACGCAGCGACAGCCATCAACAGCACTAGCTTTTGCACATCGGCGCGCGACGCCTTCATCATCCTCGTGGAGAATGCACTGAGGGTGGCGGCCATCAACACCGTTGGAGACTTTGTGCTTTTCCTGGGCAAG ATCCTGATCGTGTCCTGCACAGCGTTTGCGGGTGTGCTGGCACTGAACTACCAGCGTGACTACACAGAGTGGGTGCTACCGCTCCTCATCGTGTGTCTGTTTGCCTTCCTGGTGGCCCACTGCTTCCTGTCCATCTTCGAGATCGTGGTGGACGTGCTCTTCCTCTGCTTCGCCATCGACACCAAATACAACGACGGCACACCCAGCAAGGAGTTCTACATGGACAAGGCTCTCATG GAGTTTGTGGAGAACAGCAGAAAGTCGGTGGTGCCAGCAGAGCGTGGGCGGAGCAAGCGCTCTCGCGCTCGTGAAGAGGCGGAGCTTACAGAGATAAAGGCCATG GAAAGGATTTGTACATTGCTGTGA
- the slc44a1b gene encoding choline transporter-like protein 1 isoform X1, which translates to MSEQRRTASSYHPKTLWRKRAKREWKPLEDRSCTDLPWFLLFTLFCVGMGAICGYTIVTGGAARLVFGYDSYGNTCGQRNDAIEGVRLSGLDHTDRKYVFFLDPCNIDIIQRKIKSMALCVSQCPAEELTTYGDLRRFAMVNGSELCSYELAGHKYPNLPERFDKCPKLPVPQSKPLPVFNRCTPVDIFCYSKFAEAVVTFVSDNTLLHRLISGVVASKEIILGLCVLALVLSMVLMVIIRYISAVLVWILTVVVVLGSLGGTGVLWWLYIDHRLTRNETLAKDLKEPKETDEEAEASKDHMQTLLVYAITATVFTVILLLLMLFMRKRVALTIALFHVAGKVFIHLPLLVLQPFCTFLALFLFWVYWILVLLFLGTTGNPEKNETTGLTEFRLSGPLQYLTWYHAVGLIWVSEFILACQQMTVAGAVVTYYFTRDKNKLPITPILSSVVRLMRYHLGTVAKGSFIITLVKIPRLILMYIYNQLKGKENACARCMLKACICCLWCLEKCLNYLNQNAYAATAINSTSFCTSARDAFIILVENALRVAAINTVGDFVLFLGKILIVSCTAFAGVLALNYQRDYTEWVLPLLIVCLFAFLVAHCFLSIFEIVVDVLFLCFAIDTKYNDGTPSKEFYMDKALMEFVENSRKSVVPAERGRSKRSRAREEAELTEIKAMERICTLL; encoded by the exons atGAGCGAGCAAAGAAGGACAGCGAGTTCCTACCACCCAAAGACCCTTTGGAGAAAG AGGGCAAAAAGAGAATGGAAACCCCTGGAGGATCGAAGCTGCACAGATCTGCCCTGGTTCCTCTTGTTCACATTGTTCTGTGTGGGAATG GGTGCCATCTGTGGATACACCATAGTGACCGGTGGGGCCGCACGCCTGGTGTTTGGATATGACAGCTATGGGAACACGTGTGGCCAGCGCAACGACGCCATCGAAGGGGTCAGGCTGAGCGGCCTGGACCACACAGACAGAAA ATACGTCTTCTTCCTGGATCCCTGTAACATAGACATCATTCAACGGAAGATCAAGTCGATGGCCCTGTGTGTCTCGCAGTGTCCAGCTGAGGAATTGACAACATACGGGGACCTGAGAAGGTTTGCCATGGTCAACG GCTCAGAACTCTGTTCCTACGAGCTGGCAGGCCACAAGTACCCAAACCTCCCTGAGCGCTTTGACAAGTGTCCCAAACTTCCTGTTCCACAGAG TAAGCCTCTGCCTGTCTTTAACCGCTGCACGCCCGTGGACATCTTCTGCTATTCAAAGTTCGCTGAGGCGGTGGTGACGTTCGTCAGCGATAACACTCTGCTCCACCGGCTGATCTCTGGGGTGGTGGCCAGTAAAGAGATCATTTTGGGGCTGTGTGTACTGGCGTTAG TGCTCTCCATGGTCCTGATGGTGATCATTCGCTACATCTCTGCTGTCCTGGTGTGGATTCTCACCGTGGTAGTGGTGCTGGGCTCTCTAG gagGCACCGGTGTTCTGTGGTGGTTATATATAGACCACAGGCTGACGAGGAACGAGACTTTGGCTAAAGATTTAAAGGAACCGAAAGAGACCGACGAGGAAGCAGAGGCTTCCAAGGACCACATGCAAACCCTGCTGGTGTATGCCATCACAGCCACTGTCTTCACG GTGATCCTGCTCCTGCTCATGCTCTTCATGCGGAAGCGGGTGGCTCTGACCATCGCACTCTTCCATGTGGCCGGCAAGGTGTTCATCCACCTGCCCCTGCTGGTGCTGCAGCCCTTCTGCACCTTCCTcgccctcttcctcttctgggTCTACTGGATCCTGGTGCTTCTCTTTCTGGGAACCACTG GAAATCCGGAAAAGAACGAGACGACGGGTCTGACAGAATTCCGACTGAGTGGTCCACTGCAGTACCTCACCTGGTACCACGCCGTGGGTCTCATCTGGGTCAGCGAGTTCATACTGGCGTGTCAGCAGATGACCGTGGCAGGAGCTGTGGTGACCTACTATTTCACCAG GGATAAGAACAAGCTCCCCATAACACCCATCCTGTCCTCCGTGGTGCGTTTGATGCGGTACCACCTGGGCACTGTGGCGAAGGGCTCCTTCATCATCACCTTGGTGAAGATTCCACGCCTCATCCTCATGTACATCTACAACCAGCTCAAAGGAAAG GAGAATGCGTGTGCACGCTGCATGCTGAAGGCGTGTATTTGCTGCCTGTGGTGTTTGGAGAAGTGCCTCAATTATCTGAATCAG AACGCGTACGCAGCGACAGCCATCAACAGCACTAGCTTTTGCACATCGGCGCGCGACGCCTTCATCATCCTCGTGGAGAATGCACTGAGGGTGGCGGCCATCAACACCGTTGGAGACTTTGTGCTTTTCCTGGGCAAG ATCCTGATCGTGTCCTGCACAGCGTTTGCGGGTGTGCTGGCACTGAACTACCAGCGTGACTACACAGAGTGGGTGCTACCGCTCCTCATCGTGTGTCTGTTTGCCTTCCTGGTGGCCCACTGCTTCCTGTCCATCTTCGAGATCGTGGTGGACGTGCTCTTCCTCTGCTTCGCCATCGACACCAAATACAACGACGGCACACCCAGCAAGGAGTTCTACATGGACAAGGCTCTCATG GAGTTTGTGGAGAACAGCAGAAAGTCGGTGGTGCCAGCAGAGCGTGGGCGGAGCAAGCGCTCTCGCGCTCGTGAAGAGGCGGAGCTTACAGAGATAAAGGCCATG GAAAGGATTTGTACATTGCTGTGA
- the slc44a1b gene encoding choline transporter-like protein 1 isoform X5: MGAICGYTIVTGGAARLVFGYDSYGNTCGQRNDAIEGVRLSGLDHTDRKYVFFLDPCNIDIIQRKIKSMALCVSQCPAEELTTYGDLRRFAMVNGSELCSYELAGHKYPNLPERFDKCPKLPVPQSKPLPVFNRCTPVDIFCYSKFAEAVVTFVSDNTLLHRLISGVVASKEIILGLCVLALVLSMVLMVIIRYISAVLVWILTVVVVLGSLGGTGVLWWLYIDHRLTRNETLAKDLKEPKETDEEAEASKDHMQTLLVYAITATVFTVILLLLMLFMRKRVALTIALFHVAGKVFIHLPLLVLQPFCTFLALFLFWVYWILVLLFLGTTGNPEKNETTGLTEFRLSGPLQYLTWYHAVGLIWVSEFILACQQMTVAGAVVTYYFTRDKNKLPITPILSSVVRLMRYHLGTVAKGSFIITLVKIPRLILMYIYNQLKGKENACARCMLKACICCLWCLEKCLNYLNQNAYAATAINSTSFCTSARDAFIILVENALRVAAINTVGDFVLFLGKILIVSCTAFAGVLALNYQRDYTEWVLPLLIVCLFAFLVAHCFLSIFEIVVDVLFLCFAIDTKYNDGTPSKEFYMDKALMEFVENSRKSVVPAERGRSKRSRAREEAELTEIKAMERICTLL, translated from the exons ATG GGTGCCATCTGTGGATACACCATAGTGACCGGTGGGGCCGCACGCCTGGTGTTTGGATATGACAGCTATGGGAACACGTGTGGCCAGCGCAACGACGCCATCGAAGGGGTCAGGCTGAGCGGCCTGGACCACACAGACAGAAA ATACGTCTTCTTCCTGGATCCCTGTAACATAGACATCATTCAACGGAAGATCAAGTCGATGGCCCTGTGTGTCTCGCAGTGTCCAGCTGAGGAATTGACAACATACGGGGACCTGAGAAGGTTTGCCATGGTCAACG GCTCAGAACTCTGTTCCTACGAGCTGGCAGGCCACAAGTACCCAAACCTCCCTGAGCGCTTTGACAAGTGTCCCAAACTTCCTGTTCCACAGAG TAAGCCTCTGCCTGTCTTTAACCGCTGCACGCCCGTGGACATCTTCTGCTATTCAAAGTTCGCTGAGGCGGTGGTGACGTTCGTCAGCGATAACACTCTGCTCCACCGGCTGATCTCTGGGGTGGTGGCCAGTAAAGAGATCATTTTGGGGCTGTGTGTACTGGCGTTAG TGCTCTCCATGGTCCTGATGGTGATCATTCGCTACATCTCTGCTGTCCTGGTGTGGATTCTCACCGTGGTAGTGGTGCTGGGCTCTCTAG gagGCACCGGTGTTCTGTGGTGGTTATATATAGACCACAGGCTGACGAGGAACGAGACTTTGGCTAAAGATTTAAAGGAACCGAAAGAGACCGACGAGGAAGCAGAGGCTTCCAAGGACCACATGCAAACCCTGCTGGTGTATGCCATCACAGCCACTGTCTTCACG GTGATCCTGCTCCTGCTCATGCTCTTCATGCGGAAGCGGGTGGCTCTGACCATCGCACTCTTCCATGTGGCCGGCAAGGTGTTCATCCACCTGCCCCTGCTGGTGCTGCAGCCCTTCTGCACCTTCCTcgccctcttcctcttctgggTCTACTGGATCCTGGTGCTTCTCTTTCTGGGAACCACTG GAAATCCGGAAAAGAACGAGACGACGGGTCTGACAGAATTCCGACTGAGTGGTCCACTGCAGTACCTCACCTGGTACCACGCCGTGGGTCTCATCTGGGTCAGCGAGTTCATACTGGCGTGTCAGCAGATGACCGTGGCAGGAGCTGTGGTGACCTACTATTTCACCAG GGATAAGAACAAGCTCCCCATAACACCCATCCTGTCCTCCGTGGTGCGTTTGATGCGGTACCACCTGGGCACTGTGGCGAAGGGCTCCTTCATCATCACCTTGGTGAAGATTCCACGCCTCATCCTCATGTACATCTACAACCAGCTCAAAGGAAAG GAGAATGCGTGTGCACGCTGCATGCTGAAGGCGTGTATTTGCTGCCTGTGGTGTTTGGAGAAGTGCCTCAATTATCTGAATCAG AACGCGTACGCAGCGACAGCCATCAACAGCACTAGCTTTTGCACATCGGCGCGCGACGCCTTCATCATCCTCGTGGAGAATGCACTGAGGGTGGCGGCCATCAACACCGTTGGAGACTTTGTGCTTTTCCTGGGCAAG ATCCTGATCGTGTCCTGCACAGCGTTTGCGGGTGTGCTGGCACTGAACTACCAGCGTGACTACACAGAGTGGGTGCTACCGCTCCTCATCGTGTGTCTGTTTGCCTTCCTGGTGGCCCACTGCTTCCTGTCCATCTTCGAGATCGTGGTGGACGTGCTCTTCCTCTGCTTCGCCATCGACACCAAATACAACGACGGCACACCCAGCAAGGAGTTCTACATGGACAAGGCTCTCATG GAGTTTGTGGAGAACAGCAGAAAGTCGGTGGTGCCAGCAGAGCGTGGGCGGAGCAAGCGCTCTCGCGCTCGTGAAGAGGCGGAGCTTACAGAGATAAAGGCCATG GAAAGGATTTGTACATTGCTGTGA
- the slc44a1b gene encoding choline transporter-like protein 1 isoform X2 has translation MSEQRRTASSYHPKTLWRKRAKREWKPLEDRSCTDLPWFLLFTLFCVGMGAICGYTIVTGGAARLVFGYDSYGNTCGQRNDAIEGVRLSGLDHTDRKYVFFLDPCNIDIIQRKIKSMALCVSQCPAEELTTYGDLRRFAMVNGSELCSYELAGHKYPNLPERFDKCPKLPVPQSKPLPVFNRCTPVDIFCYSKFAEAVVTFVSDNTLLHRLISGVVASKEIILGLCVLALVLSMVLMVIIRYISAVLVWILTVVVVLGSLGGTGVLWWLYIDHRLTRNETLAKDLKEPKETDEEAEASKDHMQTLLVYAITATVFTVILLLLMLFMRKRVALTIALFHVAGKVFIHLPLLVLQPFCTFLALFLFWVYWILVLLFLGTTGNPEKNETTGLTEFRLSGPLQYLTWYHAVGLIWVSEFILACQQMTVAGAVVTYYFTRDKNKLPITPILSSVVRLMRYHLGTVAKGSFIITLVKIPRLILMYIYNQLKGKENACARCMLKACICCLWCLEKCLNYLNQNAYAATAINSTSFCTSARDAFIILVENALRVAAINTVGDFVLFLGKILIVSCTAFAGVLALNYQRDYTEWVLPLLIVCLFAFLVAHCFLSIFEIVVDVLFLCFAIDTKYNDGTPSKEFYMDKALMEFVENSRKSVVPAERGRSKRSRAREEAELTEIKAMAPGTSSA, from the exons atGAGCGAGCAAAGAAGGACAGCGAGTTCCTACCACCCAAAGACCCTTTGGAGAAAG AGGGCAAAAAGAGAATGGAAACCCCTGGAGGATCGAAGCTGCACAGATCTGCCCTGGTTCCTCTTGTTCACATTGTTCTGTGTGGGAATG GGTGCCATCTGTGGATACACCATAGTGACCGGTGGGGCCGCACGCCTGGTGTTTGGATATGACAGCTATGGGAACACGTGTGGCCAGCGCAACGACGCCATCGAAGGGGTCAGGCTGAGCGGCCTGGACCACACAGACAGAAA ATACGTCTTCTTCCTGGATCCCTGTAACATAGACATCATTCAACGGAAGATCAAGTCGATGGCCCTGTGTGTCTCGCAGTGTCCAGCTGAGGAATTGACAACATACGGGGACCTGAGAAGGTTTGCCATGGTCAACG GCTCAGAACTCTGTTCCTACGAGCTGGCAGGCCACAAGTACCCAAACCTCCCTGAGCGCTTTGACAAGTGTCCCAAACTTCCTGTTCCACAGAG TAAGCCTCTGCCTGTCTTTAACCGCTGCACGCCCGTGGACATCTTCTGCTATTCAAAGTTCGCTGAGGCGGTGGTGACGTTCGTCAGCGATAACACTCTGCTCCACCGGCTGATCTCTGGGGTGGTGGCCAGTAAAGAGATCATTTTGGGGCTGTGTGTACTGGCGTTAG TGCTCTCCATGGTCCTGATGGTGATCATTCGCTACATCTCTGCTGTCCTGGTGTGGATTCTCACCGTGGTAGTGGTGCTGGGCTCTCTAG gagGCACCGGTGTTCTGTGGTGGTTATATATAGACCACAGGCTGACGAGGAACGAGACTTTGGCTAAAGATTTAAAGGAACCGAAAGAGACCGACGAGGAAGCAGAGGCTTCCAAGGACCACATGCAAACCCTGCTGGTGTATGCCATCACAGCCACTGTCTTCACG GTGATCCTGCTCCTGCTCATGCTCTTCATGCGGAAGCGGGTGGCTCTGACCATCGCACTCTTCCATGTGGCCGGCAAGGTGTTCATCCACCTGCCCCTGCTGGTGCTGCAGCCCTTCTGCACCTTCCTcgccctcttcctcttctgggTCTACTGGATCCTGGTGCTTCTCTTTCTGGGAACCACTG GAAATCCGGAAAAGAACGAGACGACGGGTCTGACAGAATTCCGACTGAGTGGTCCACTGCAGTACCTCACCTGGTACCACGCCGTGGGTCTCATCTGGGTCAGCGAGTTCATACTGGCGTGTCAGCAGATGACCGTGGCAGGAGCTGTGGTGACCTACTATTTCACCAG GGATAAGAACAAGCTCCCCATAACACCCATCCTGTCCTCCGTGGTGCGTTTGATGCGGTACCACCTGGGCACTGTGGCGAAGGGCTCCTTCATCATCACCTTGGTGAAGATTCCACGCCTCATCCTCATGTACATCTACAACCAGCTCAAAGGAAAG GAGAATGCGTGTGCACGCTGCATGCTGAAGGCGTGTATTTGCTGCCTGTGGTGTTTGGAGAAGTGCCTCAATTATCTGAATCAG AACGCGTACGCAGCGACAGCCATCAACAGCACTAGCTTTTGCACATCGGCGCGCGACGCCTTCATCATCCTCGTGGAGAATGCACTGAGGGTGGCGGCCATCAACACCGTTGGAGACTTTGTGCTTTTCCTGGGCAAG ATCCTGATCGTGTCCTGCACAGCGTTTGCGGGTGTGCTGGCACTGAACTACCAGCGTGACTACACAGAGTGGGTGCTACCGCTCCTCATCGTGTGTCTGTTTGCCTTCCTGGTGGCCCACTGCTTCCTGTCCATCTTCGAGATCGTGGTGGACGTGCTCTTCCTCTGCTTCGCCATCGACACCAAATACAACGACGGCACACCCAGCAAGGAGTTCTACATGGACAAGGCTCTCATG GAGTTTGTGGAGAACAGCAGAAAGTCGGTGGTGCCAGCAGAGCGTGGGCGGAGCAAGCGCTCTCGCGCTCGTGAAGAGGCGGAGCTTACAGAGATAAAGGCCATG GCTCCTGGGACAAGTTCAGCTTGA